The genomic window ACAGGAGTTTAATACGAAAATTGAAATGCGCCAAATCGGGTTTCGTCAGGAAGCTGCACGTCTGGGGGGTATTGGGTCTTGTGGGCGAGAGCTTTGTTGTTCTACCTGGTTAACTGACTTCAGGTCTGTAAATACCAGTGCAGCCAGGTACCAGCAACTTTCTTTAAATCCTCAAAAACTAGCCGGACAATGTGGAAAATTAAAGTGTTGCCTGAATTATGAACTGGACGCCTATCTCGAAGCTTTACAAAGTTTTCCAAAAACCGATGTTAAATTAATAACCGAAAAAGGAACGGCTGTTTTTCAAAAAATTGATATTTTTCAAGGATATTTATGGTATGCTTATGAAGGCGAATGGATGAACTGGTTTAAAATCTCTGCAGCTGATGCTTCTGAGATTGTTGCGTTTAATAAGGAAGGTAAAAAAGTAGCTAGTCTTGAAGAATATACGCTTGAATTAGAGATAGAAGGCACTAAAACTGAATTTGAAGACGTTGTAGGACAAGATAGTTTGACCAGGTTTGATAAACCAAAAAGAAGCAGAAGAAAACAGAATAAGCGGAAAGCTGGTACGGCTAAGAGCGGAGATACGAAAACAGAACGTAGAAAACCGCGTCAAAATAGAAAAAATACTAAAACCAATACGGCTACGGGACAGAAAACGGGCAATCCTACTAATAAACCGAATTCGCAGAAAAACAGAAGACCTAAGAATAATAATACTCAACAACAATCATCAAAAAGAAGGCCGCAGACAAAAAGGAATGATACTAAAAAATCTTAAATTTTATAGTATACTGTTGTTCATAGGTATGATTACTTACAGTTGTGACCGCTCTCAGGTTTTTGATCAATATCAAAGCATAACCGGGGGTTGGGATAAGCGCGATACCATCTCTTTTCAACTGGCGGATATGGATACGGTTCCTTATTATAATTTGTATTTTAATATAAGAAATAACGATGATTATCCGTATAGCAATTTATTTATCATCAGTGATATAAAGTTTCCGAATGGAAAAGTAATTACAGATACCCTGGAATACATGATGGCAGCTCCTGATGGCACTTGGTTAGGTACTGGTTTTGGAGCGTTAAAAGAAAATAAATTGTTTTACAAAGAAAAAATTCGTTTTACGGAAGAAGGTACCTATGAAGTTCAAGTACGACAAGCCATGCGTAAAAACGGAGAAATTAATAAAATCAATTCTTTAGAAGGTATTACGGATGTTGGTTTTAGAATTGAATTTAGTAAACCTTAAAAATCTTATTTTAAAAAATTATTTTTGTAACTAACTATATAGGTTAGATAGATATAGTTAAACCAATAACATGTTTTACATTTAGCAAATTTACGCAAGATTCTGGCAGCCTTTCTAGGAGGTAGGTCACTGTCTAATTTAAAGGTAAAACAACTAATCAATAGTACCGTATTTAAAGCATATGGCAAAGAAAACTTCTAATTCGACGAATACCTCTAATTATAATATATTTACCTATATCAAATGGTTCTGGATACTTTTTGCATCTTTAATACTAGGGATAGTATTTATATTTCTCTTGGCAAGTTGGGGGGTATTTGTAGAAATGCCTGGTTTTGACGAACTGGAAAATCCGCAAAATGATTTGGCAACCCAGATTATATCTTCGGACGGACGGCAAATAGGTACTTTTTTTAAAGAAAACCGGACTCCGGTAAGTTTTGAAGAACTTCCGGAACATTTAGTAAACGCCTTAGTAGCTACCGAAGATGCTCGGTACTATGAACATTCCGGTATTGATGCCCGAGGAACGCTAAGAGCTATTTTTTTCTTAGGAAGTAAAGGTGGAGCAAGTACAGTTACACAGCAATTAGCAAAACAATTGTTTACCCAAGGGTCTTCTAACCTTGTTGAACGAATTGGACAAAAGTTAAGCGAATGGGTCATTGCAACCCGACTGGAAAGGCAGTATACTAAACAGGAAATTGTTACAATGTATCTTAACAAGTACGATTTTTTAAATCAGGCGATAGGTATTAGTTCTGCCTCTCGTATCTATTTTAATATAAGTCCGAAAGACCTTAAAGTTGAAGAAGCTGCTGTGTTGGTAGGAATGCTAAAAAATTCTTCTTTATACAATCCTTTGAGAAGACCGGAGATGGTTCGTGATCGCAGAAACACGGTACTTAGTCAGATGGCAAAATACGACTATATTACTGAAGAGGAAAAAGACAGTTTACAACAACTTCCGTTAAAACTGGATTATGCTCCAGAAGGACATTCGGATGGAGTGGCTACGTATTTTAGGGAATATGTACGTAGTTGGATGGGGGATTGGGCTAAAAAGAACCCAAAAGGTAAAGATGAAGAAGGTAATTTAAAATATTATGATATTTACCGGGATGGGTTACGTATTAATGTAACCATTGATTCTCGTATGCAAAAATATGCAGAAGAAGCAGTCACTGAACATTTAGCTAATTTGCAAAAAGAATTTTTCAAACAAGGTACAAAGAATAAAACCTTTCCGTTTACAGACTTAAGTAAAAGCGAAATTAATCGCATTGTAAACCGTGCTATTAAAAATTCCGCTAGACGCCAAAAAATGTTGCAGGCAGGTAAGAGCGAATCAGAAATTAAAAAATCATTTGATATTAAAACCGAAATGAAAGTTTTTTCCTGGAAAGGAGATATTGACACTATCATGACCCCCCGGGATTCCATTTTATATTATAAAAGTTTTTTCCGTTCCGGGTTAATGTCTATGGAACCACAAACCGGACAGGTTAAAGCCTGGGTCGGGGGTACCAACCTAAAACATTTTCAATATGATCATGTGTATCAAGGAACCCGGCAGGTAGGATCTACCTTTAAGCCTTTTGTGTATGCAACTGCCATTGATCAGTTAAAATTATCCCCTTGCGATAGTTTGCCTATGTCTCAAATCACCATTTCTGCCGGAACCCATGGCGTAATGGAAGATTGGACGCCCAAGAACAGTCCGGAAAATTACTCCGGATATTTAACCTTAAAATCCGCATTAGCTAAATCCGTAAATACCATTTCTGCCAGATTAATGGATCGTATCGGACCGCAACCTATTTTAAAATTAGCTAAAAAGATGGGGGTTGAATCCAGGATTGAACCGGTAGCTTCTATTGCTCTGGGAGCAGTAGATTTAAAGTTATCTGAGATGGTAGGCGCTTACAGTACTTTTGCTAATGAAGGTATTTATAACAAACCGGTAATGATTACCAGTATTGAAGATAAAAATGGAACCTTGTTATACCAGTTCGAACCGGAAACCCGCGATGTTATTAGTAAAGAAGCGGCATACGTTACGTTGAACTTGATGGAAGGGGTTACTCAATACGGTTCTGGTGCCCGCCTGCGTTCTACCAACGATACCCGTTATGAGTTTAAAAATATGATTACCGGATATCCTTACGGGTTTACCAATCCCATTGCTGGAAAAACCGGAACTACCCAAAATCAAAGTGACGGATGGTTTATGGGGATTGTCCCTAATTTATGTACCGGCGTATGGGTAGGAGGTGACGATCGTGCAGTGCATTTTGACTCCACAAAGTTTGGTCAGGGAGCTTCTATGGCCTTACCAGTATGGGCGTTGTATATGAAAAAATGTTATGCCGATTCATCCTTAAAGGTTTCAAAAGATGAATTTAAAAGACCGGAAAGCCTTTCGATTGAAGTTAATTGTGATAATTATAAAAGTAATAGCCCTGTAGAAGACGAGGTCGAAGATGAATTTGGGTTGTAACCTGTTTTTTACAACTACTAAGATTAAAGGGATTGCGTACGTATCCATTTTAAAGTGGGTTCCATCCATTCTGGAAGAGGTTTATAGATAAAACCATGGCTAAGGCCTGTATGAAGTTTGATTTGTTTAAGTTTTGCAGTAGGTCTTTTTCTGTGTTCCCAATAATCATAATTGCGTCCCGCTATGGTATCAGAAACTTCGTAAATACTTAAAACCTGTCCGTGAAAAGACCAGTTATTTTCTTGTTCCTGGTGCTTATTATTCCCAGCTAAAAAAATGTAGTTGATAGGGTTTTTATTAATATGAGAAATATGTGAAGCAATAATTGCTCCTTTGGAAGCACCGATTACTGAAATATGTTCAGGAACTATTCCTATTTTGATTAAACTATCAATTTTTTTTGAGACATTTAATGCATAGGTTTCAGCAACCGTATTATTTTTCCTTACTTCAGCGTATACTTTTGCACCTGGGATAGTTAATTTGGAAATAATTTCATCAAAATTATAAGTTCCGTACTCCGGATGACTTGCAGTTTTCCCTTGTATTTCCAGAATTCTACCGTGTAAATAAAAAATATGATATTTCGTGCTTTGATCAGAATCTATAGGTTGAAAAGCTTTCCCACTCAACCAATTGATTAGTATAAAAGTTAAAATGAATAGTTTTTTTACTTGTAACATATAATTTATTTGATGTCAAAGTTACTATACAAATTTTGACCCTTCCTAAAAAATACTTAAATCTCAACAGTTAATGGAATCTCCGTATTGCTTTTTGTATTTTTAAACCAATAGAACAACAAACATGATTTCAAGGAAAGTAGCAACAGTTTCAGAAGCTTTACAAGGGGTTAAAGATAAGATGACTTTTATGCTCGGGGGTTTTGGGCTCTGTGGTATTCCTGAAAACGCGATTACTGAACTGGTTACTTTAGGAATTAAGGACTTAACCTGTATTTCTAATAATGCTGGAGTCGACGATTTTGGACTGGGTTTGTTGTTACAGAAAAAACAAATTAAAAAAATGATTTCTTCTTACGTAGGTGAGAATGATGAATTCGAACGACAAATGTTAAACGGCGAACTAGAAGTAGAATTGATTCCGCAAGGAACACTGGCGGAACGATGTAAGGCGGCACAGGGAGGTTTTCCGGCGTTTTACACTCCGGCAGGTTATGGTACTGAGGTGGCAGAAGGAAAAGAAACTCGAGAGTTTGACGGAAAGATGTACGTTTTGGAATATGCCTTTAAAGCAGACTTTGCCTTTGTAAAAGCGTGGAAAGGTGATGAAGCTGGAAACTTAATATTTAAAGGAACCGCTCGTAATTTTAACCCCTGTATGTGCGGGGCAGCTAAAATTACAGTTGCTGAAGTTGAAGAACTGGTACCAGCCGGAACTTTAGACCCTAATCAAATACACATCCCCGGAATTTTTGTTAACCGAATTTTTAAAGGAACACATTACGAAAAACGAATAGAACAGCGCACTGTTCAAAAATTACAATAAGATACTTATGGCAACATTACGATTAGGCGATACCGCACCTGACTTTAACGCAGAAACCACCGAAGGTACGATACAATTTCACGATTGGTTAGGAGATAGTTGGGGTGTTCTTTTTTCACATCCGGCAGATTATACCCCAGTTTGTACTACGGAGTTGGGAACGGTAGCGCAGTACACCGATCAATTTAAAAAACGAAATACAAAAGTAGCGGCATTAAGTGTGGATGGTTTAGAGTCTCACAAAGGATGGATTAAAGATATTAATGAGACCCAGAACACCACCGTTAATTTTCCTATTATTGCAGATGAGGATAAAAAGGTAGCGAACCTATATGATATGATTCATCCCAATGCAGATAATAATTTGACGGTTCGTTCCGTATTTATTATTGATCCTAGTAAAAAGATCAAACTAATCCTTACCTATCCGGCATCTACGGGACGTAATTTTGATGAGTTGATACGGGTTATTGATTCGTTACAGTTGACCGCTTATCAAAAACTAGCTACTCCGGCCAATTGGAAGCAGGGTGATGACTGTGTAATTTCACCTGCTGTAAGTAATGAAGAAATACCTGAACTATTCCCAAAAGGTCATACCGAAATAAAGCCCTATTTACGGATGACTCCGCAACCGGATTCAAAATAAAGATATGTTAGATAAAAATGGCATTGCAAAGCGTATTGCTCAGGAATTACAGGAC from Aquimarina sp. ERC-38 includes these protein-coding regions:
- a CDS encoding gliding motility lipoprotein GldH — its product is MITYSCDRSQVFDQYQSITGGWDKRDTISFQLADMDTVPYYNLYFNIRNNDDYPYSNLFIISDIKFPNGKVITDTLEYMMAAPDGTWLGTGFGALKENKLFYKEKIRFTEEGTYEVQVRQAMRKNGEINKINSLEGITDVGFRIEFSKP
- a CDS encoding alpha/beta hydrolase translates to MLQVKKLFILTFILINWLSGKAFQPIDSDQSTKYHIFYLHGRILEIQGKTASHPEYGTYNFDEIISKLTIPGAKVYAEVRKNNTVAETYALNVSKKIDSLIKIGIVPEHISVIGASKGAIIASHISHINKNPINYIFLAGNNKHQEQENNWSFHGQVLSIYEVSDTIAGRNYDYWEHRKRPTAKLKQIKLHTGLSHGFIYKPLPEWMEPTLKWIRTQSL
- a CDS encoding penicillin-binding protein 1A; protein product: MAKKTSNSTNTSNYNIFTYIKWFWILFASLILGIVFIFLLASWGVFVEMPGFDELENPQNDLATQIISSDGRQIGTFFKENRTPVSFEELPEHLVNALVATEDARYYEHSGIDARGTLRAIFFLGSKGGASTVTQQLAKQLFTQGSSNLVERIGQKLSEWVIATRLERQYTKQEIVTMYLNKYDFLNQAIGISSASRIYFNISPKDLKVEEAAVLVGMLKNSSLYNPLRRPEMVRDRRNTVLSQMAKYDYITEEEKDSLQQLPLKLDYAPEGHSDGVATYFREYVRSWMGDWAKKNPKGKDEEGNLKYYDIYRDGLRINVTIDSRMQKYAEEAVTEHLANLQKEFFKQGTKNKTFPFTDLSKSEINRIVNRAIKNSARRQKMLQAGKSESEIKKSFDIKTEMKVFSWKGDIDTIMTPRDSILYYKSFFRSGLMSMEPQTGQVKAWVGGTNLKHFQYDHVYQGTRQVGSTFKPFVYATAIDQLKLSPCDSLPMSQITISAGTHGVMEDWTPKNSPENYSGYLTLKSALAKSVNTISARLMDRIGPQPILKLAKKMGVESRIEPVASIALGAVDLKLSEMVGAYSTFANEGIYNKPVMITSIEDKNGTLLYQFEPETRDVISKEAAYVTLNLMEGVTQYGSGARLRSTNDTRYEFKNMITGYPYGFTNPIAGKTGTTQNQSDGWFMGIVPNLCTGVWVGGDDRAVHFDSTKFGQGASMALPVWALYMKKCYADSSLKVSKDEFKRPESLSIEVNCDNYKSNSPVEDEVEDEFGL
- a CDS encoding PSP1 domain-containing protein, giving the protein MGCNSCSSGKNGQPKGCKNNGTCGTDGCNKLTVFDWLSNMSLPGGATPFQYVEVRFKNGRKHFFENSKNLSLSIGDVVATGAASGHDIGIVSLTGELVKIQMKRKKVALDSDEVKKIYRKANQKDIDIWQNARDREKAIQVRSREIAIRLQLKMKISDIEFQGDGSKCTFYYTAEERVDFRQLIKEFAQEFNTKIEMRQIGFRQEAARLGGIGSCGRELCCSTWLTDFRSVNTSAARYQQLSLNPQKLAGQCGKLKCCLNYELDAYLEALQSFPKTDVKLITEKGTAVFQKIDIFQGYLWYAYEGEWMNWFKISAADASEIVAFNKEGKKVASLEEYTLELEIEGTKTEFEDVVGQDSLTRFDKPKRSRRKQNKRKAGTAKSGDTKTERRKPRQNRKNTKTNTATGQKTGNPTNKPNSQKNRRPKNNNTQQQSSKRRPQTKRNDTKKS
- a CDS encoding peroxiredoxin; the encoded protein is MATLRLGDTAPDFNAETTEGTIQFHDWLGDSWGVLFSHPADYTPVCTTELGTVAQYTDQFKKRNTKVAALSVDGLESHKGWIKDINETQNTTVNFPIIADEDKKVANLYDMIHPNADNNLTVRSVFIIDPSKKIKLILTYPASTGRNFDELIRVIDSLQLTAYQKLATPANWKQGDDCVISPAVSNEEIPELFPKGHTEIKPYLRMTPQPDSK
- a CDS encoding CoA transferase subunit A, translated to MISRKVATVSEALQGVKDKMTFMLGGFGLCGIPENAITELVTLGIKDLTCISNNAGVDDFGLGLLLQKKQIKKMISSYVGENDEFERQMLNGELEVELIPQGTLAERCKAAQGGFPAFYTPAGYGTEVAEGKETREFDGKMYVLEYAFKADFAFVKAWKGDEAGNLIFKGTARNFNPCMCGAAKITVAEVEELVPAGTLDPNQIHIPGIFVNRIFKGTHYEKRIEQRTVQKLQ